One Spirochaetota bacterium genomic window, CCTGTACGGAGGTTTCCGCCCGGGCGACTGGAACGACCGCAGCGTAACGCCCGCGGCGCGCGATACGGGAAGTCCATACTGCACCGAAATTATATACACCGCCGCACCGGCAATCCGCGGCACCGGGCCGATATCCTCGGCAACTGTCGTAGAAGGATTCGTAATTTTCGGCCCGACCGCGTTTTCCAACGAGAACAACTCCAATCCAAGAATATCTAATAACACGATCGTCGGCACCGACATCGGGACCAGTTACGGCATTCACAATCTGAATTCGTCCCCGAACATTCAGTTTAATATCATAATCGGCGCCTCCTTCATCGCGGTCAATGCCTATGGCATCTATAATTCCACCGGCGCGACACCGACCATCACCGCAAATACCATTTATGGATCCCTGGTGACCAGTTCGGACACCGCGAACGGCGTATGCAATACGAACGCTTCAACCGATCCAATAATCGCAGGCAACACCATATACGGCGGTCCAGCCGCCAACACTTCACGCGGAATCTACAACACAAACGGCGCCGAACCGGTAATCATCGGAAACCGGATAGCGAGCGATTCCGCCACCGCCAGCTACGCCATCCATAACGAGGACTGCATCAATGTCGTGCTGAACGGCAACGATATTTTCCCCGGAAACGGATCGGCTTCCTCTGTCGGTGTTTACTGCAGCAATTCGCCAATCTGGATCCTGAACAACGCCGTTCGTGCAGGCGGGGGGGCAACGACCGACTACTCCTTCGGCATACGGCTTGCGGCGAATTCGGACGCCAGCATTTTCAACAACACGATCGACGGCGGCACGGCCGATACCGGCTCGTACGGCATCCGCATATTCAACGCCGCCCCGCTGATACGGAACAACATCATCTTCATATCCGGTTCGGCGCCTCAAAGAGTGGGAATTGTGGAGGGTAACCCCTCTAACTCAGATCCTGTTTTTTTTACAAACAATAACATCTTCGACTGTCCCATCCTATACCACGACGATGACCCGGCCGGTATCGTTGACGACATTGTCGACTGGAACCAGCTTAATGATCCCCTGAACACAACACAGGGGGGGCCGGCCCAATTCAATATATCGGTGCCACTTACCCTCGACGCCGATTTCCGGATACTCGCCCCGCCTCTGGTTGTATGGGAAGGTGGAGCCGATCTTACCGGATTTCTGGATGACGACAAGGACGAGAACCCGCGCACCGTCCCCTGGTCCATCGGCGCGTACGAGTACGACTGAACCCGATAAAATAATTGACCTCACGCGCCCGCATGGCGCATACTGCCTCCCCTCCCGCGGCCGAGCGCGGGAAATTTCATTTAACCGGAACGCCACGCGATGAACTTTATCGACCGACTCCACAACGCCGATCCCCTGGTGCTCGACGGCGCCATGGGCACCGAGATATTCCGCCACCTTCCCGACTACCGGGGCTGCGTGGAGATGCTGAACCTGGAGCGGCCCGACGTCATAGAGCGCGTGTACGGCGCCTATGTCTCGTGCGGGGCCGATATCATCGAAACCAACACCTTCGGCGGAAGCCGGCTCAAGCTCGCCGAGTACGGGCTTAGCGGACGCTGCCGCGAGATCAACCGCGCGGCGGCCGCTCTCGCTCGCGCCACGGCCGCGCCGCGGGGCGTGTACGTGGCGGGCTCCATCGGCCCCTCCGGCAGTCTCGCCGAGCCGCTCGGCGAGACGCGCGTGGACGAGCTCTACGAGTCCTTCGCCGAGCAGGCGCGCGGGCTCGCCGAGGGCGGTGTTGACCTCTTCATCATCGAGACCATGAGCGACCTCCTGGAGGCAAAGACGGCCCTGCGAGCGGTTAAAGACATCACCGACCTGCCCGTCATCGCCAGCATGACCTTCGAGGAGAACGGAAAGACCATCAGCGGCACCGGCATGCTCGCTGCGCTCGCATCGCTCGCGCAGGCGGGCGCGGACGCGGTCGGCGCCAACTGCAGCATGGGGCCCGACGGGCTCGTCGGCCTGTACAAATCGCACATCGGTCTTCTCAGTGAAATCGGTGTGCCGCTCAGTGTGTGGGCGAACGCCGGGCTTCCTGAAATCCAGGACGGAAAGACCTTCTACTCGCTCTCGCCGGAGCGTTTCGCCGGGCTTTCGATGATCTTCGCCGACCTGGGCATAAAGGTCATCGGCGGCTGCTGCGGCACCACGCCCGAGCACATCCGCGCGCTGAAAGACCGTCTTAAAGATGTTTCCGGAAGCGCACTGCGCGGGAAAAGGAGCTTTTCATATATCACCGGCCGCTTCACCGCGATCGACACGAGAAAACACGAGGGGCTCGTCGTCATCGGCGAGCGACTTAACCCGACCGCCCGCAAAAAGTTCGCCGAAGAGCTTAAGACCGGGCTGTTCGCCTTTCTCCGCGAGGAATCGCGCAGGCAGGTGGACGAGGGCGCGCATGTGCTCGACATCAACGTGGGCGTCCCCGGCATCGACGAACCGGCCGCCATGCGCGAATGCCTGCGCATTCTTTCAACGGGCGTCAGGACGCCCCTCATGATCGACTCGGACAATCCGGCGGTGCTCGAGGCGGCGCTTGCGCTCTATCCCGGCTCGGGCATCGTCAATTCCATAAGCGGCAAGGGGAAGAGTCTGGAAACGGTCGCCCCGCTTGTTGCTCGCTACGGCTTCTTCACCGTGGCGCTCTGCATGGACGAGGGCGGAATTCACCGCGAGGCCGAAAAGCGCATCGCCATCGGCGAGCGCATCCTCGCGGAGCTTGGGCGTCGGGGCATCGGACCACAGCGCGTCTTCATCGACCCGCTCATGCTCGCCGAGAGCGCCGAGCCCGGCGCGGCCATGGAGACGCTCAAGGTCATCGGGCATTTCGCGGAAAGGGGGATCAAGACGAGCCTCGGGCTCAGCAATATATCGTTCGGCCTGCCGGCGCGCAGGCACATCAACACCGTCTTTCTGCACCTGGCACGCCAAAAGGGACTTACCGCGGCCATCATCAACCCCTCGGGGGTGCGCGAAATCTCCGGATACTCGGCGGAGGAGCGCCACGCGCTCGACTTTCTCACCGGTTCCGACCCCGGCGCATCCCGCTACATCGCCTTCATGAGCGGGAAAGATGCCGATGCCGGTTCCAAACCGGCCGCACGCACAGCCTCGGGGCCCATAGAAACCATCCTCGCCATGGTGCTGGACGGCGACAACGACGCCATCGCGGTGACCGTGGAATCGGCACTCGCCGCGCATACCCCCGATGAGATTATGAACTCCGGGCTGATAAAGGGCCTCGAGCGCGTGGGCGAGCTGTACTCCGGCGGCGAGTACTTCCTCCCGCAGATGATCGCCTCGGCGAACGCCATGAAAAAGGGTTTCACCGTACTGAAACCGCTCCTTTCAAGGACCGCCTCGCGGAAGCTCGGCAAAGTGGTGATCTGCACCGTACGGGGCGACGTGCACGATATCGGAAAGAACATCGTGGCGATGATGCTCGAAAACCACGGATTCGAGGTGATGGACCTCGGCAAGGACGTGCCCTCCGAGGAGGTGGTCGCCGCGGCGAAGGAGTCCGGCGCCGACCTCATCTGCCTCAGCTCGCTCCTCACCACCACGATGAACGAGATGAGCGTTATCGCACAGCGTGTGCGTGAAGATGGGCTTGGCGCGAAGCTCCTCATCGGCGGCGCGGTGGTCACCGAAGAGTACGCCCAACGCATCGGCGCGCACTACGCCGCCGACGCAGTGACGGGCGTGGCCAAAGCGAAGGAGCTTATGGGCGCCTGAGCGGCCGACCGGTCGCTTACGGGAATACCGCCACTGACCCGTACATGGGGTCACGATGCCGTGATATCCATCCCATTTTTAGCTCTTTTCCCGCCATATTTTTGTTGACATAACCCGCCCCGGCGCGAATATCGGAACGAGGATTGAAGGTCTATTTTTCTTTAATAATTCATGTTCTTTTTCATATTCAACATAGAGCAGTCGGCCTCCGGGGCCCCTTATCATCTTTTAAGAATAAAGGAGACAGTGTGTGAAACGGCTACGATCATTACTGCTTTTCTTCCTCCCCTTTGTTGTCTTTACCTACGGTTCATTCATAGTGTTTCAGGCAGCCTGCGACCGCGCAATGAGCGTCCAGGCCGAAAAGCTCCTCCCGTTCAACCATAATTCCCATGTCACCAGGTACAACGCGTCGGACTGCGAACTCTGCCACGGCTACGACGATAACGGCAGGTTTAAGGGGATCCCGACGGTTGGCGACTGCAAGATGTGTCACGACGGGAATACCATCAAGGAAAAGGCCCTCTTCAAAGGCTACAAGGACACGGACAAGCCCTGGACTTCCTGGGTTAAGCAGCCCGACCTGGTGTATTTCAGCCACATTGCGGTGATGAAGAATACCAAGACGGCCCGCTGCGACTCGTGCCACGGCGGCAAGGCCAATTCGATGACGAGTGCGAAGATAACAGGCAAAATGCCGATGGGCCAGTGTATGGACTGCCACACCGCGCTCAAGATCAGCAACACCTGTGCGGTCTGCCACGATTAAGCGAACGGCACGCCACGATCAAATATCGAATGAGGAGTAATTCAATCCATGGAAAAGCTTGAGAGACGTGAAGTTATAATGATGGCGGGTGGCGCCCTCGCCGGCGCGACCGTTGGAACGCTCTTTTCGGGCGCGCCCTTCCTCGGCCTGCAGTGGCTTGTCGAGTGGACGCAGGACCAGTTCGTACCCGCCCCCGGCGAAGAGAAATACCTGCAGGGCCGCTGCCTGCTCTGCCCGAGCGCCTGCGCCCTTTTAGTGCGGATGATCGGAAACCGCGCCGTGAAGGTTGAAACCGCCAATACCGGCTGCTACAAACCACAGCTTGCCATACAGATGCTCTATCATCCCGAACGCATTAAAAACCCGCTCAAGAGGATCGGCAAAAAGGGTTCGGGCAAGTTCGCCCCGGTAAGCTGGGAAGAGGCCATAAAGGACATCGCCGCGAAAATCGACGGACTACGGTCGAGCGGTAATGCCACACGGATCGCCGCCGTGAGCGGCTCCGCCGCCTTCGCCTCCGGCGAGATACTGAAGCGCCTCGTCAGGGCCTCGGGAAGCCCCAATGTCTACAGCGAGCCCTGTCTGAACACCCTGTCGGCCGCGGCCACCCGCCTCACCCAGGGTCAGTCCGGCTCAATTTACTACGACTTCGAGAACGCCGATTTCATACTGAGCTTCGGCGCGCGGCTCGTCGAGGGCTGGGGAGACCCGGGCAGGATGAACAAGGCCCTCGTGGGCTGGAAAGAGCGCAAGGCGCGCTACGTACAGATCGACACGGCATGCACCAGAAGCGCTTCGATGGCCGACAGGTGGGTGCCGGTCAACGCCGGGACCGAAACGGTCCTCGCGCTGGGCATCGCCAACCAGCTCATCGCCATGGGCAGGCGCTCCGGCGGCGCCAACTTCGCCCAGTGGTCGCAGATCGTCATCAATGACTATGCGCCCGAAAGGGTCGCCGAAATCACCGGTGTCGGCGTGGACGCCATCAGGGAGATCGCCAGGGAATTCGCCTCTGCGCGCAACCCGATAGCCGTCGCCGGCAGGGGCGCGTCGGCCGTCTCATCCTCAACCGTCGAGTTTGCCGCCGTACAGGCGCTTAACAGCCTGGCGGGAAGTCTCGGCCGCAGGGGCGGCGTGTTGCTTGTGGATTACGCGGGCCTCGGCGAAGTCGCGGTCAACGCGGCGGGCGCCAGGGGGCTCGACGATTTCATCAAGAACGGCGCGGCCGACCTCATTTTCATAAACGAGGCGAACCCGGTGCACCGCAGCGTGTACGGCAAGGCGTTCGCCGAAAAGCTTAAAAAGGACACCATGGTGGTGGCATTGCTGCCGCTCCTCAACGACTCGGCGGCATACGCCGACTACGTGCTTCCGACCATTTCGCCGATAGAGGGCGAACCGGTAGGGCCGCGCTTCAGGGCGATGCATCCGGTCGACGCGCTGCTCGCCATAGCGAAGGCGGTGAAGGGGCTTGAGAGCGCCTTCCCGTGGACGGGCCGTAAAGACGTTTTTTCGCTCATCGGCCGGCAGAACGTAAAGGCCGCGGGGAACTTCACCTTCCCGGTCGAGCTCTTCAAGGCCTACCTTGCCGAATTTTCGAAGAAAATCGGCGACAAAAACTACCCGCTCGCACTCCTTCCCATCGAGGCGCCCATGGTAGGCGACGGCGACGGGCTCGCGCTCCCCTACGTGCTCAAGGGCCTCGACTCGGTGACCCTCACGGGCGCCAAGCTGTGGGTGATGATGAATCCCGAAACGGCGAAGCGGGAAGGAGTTTCCGAGGGCTCGAGGATCGATATCGAGTCCGCACGGGGCGAGATCGGCAGCGTGAAGGTGCACATCACCAAAACAATCGCTCCCGGTGCGGTGGCCATTCCGATCGGGTTCGGCCACGAGTTTTACACCCGGTACGCCGAGGACAAGGGCGTCAACGCCAAGGAAATCATGTCCGACGATATAGATCCCATATCCGGTGCCGCCGACTGGTGGTTTACCAGGGTAAAAATCAGCTAACGAGGTGATGAACAATGAGCGGTCAAGAAGCGCCAAAGAAGAAAGTAAGCGACATGAAACGACTGTGGGGAATGTCCATAGATCTCGATAAATGCACCGGATGCGGGGCGTGCCAGGTGGCGTGCAGCCAGGAAAACAACATGCCGATATTCGAGGACGATTCGGACCTGCCCAAGCGCGTGGTCTTTCTCGACCTGATGAAAGTCACGAACGAAATGGACAAGGGCGCGAAGTTTGGCGATGTGAAGGTCGCGTATCTGCCCAAGATGTGCATGCAGTGCGCGGGCAACGACCCGGATAACCCCTACCCTCCCTGCGTCTCGGTATGCCCGGTGGTGGCCACCGACATTGGCGACGACGGCGTTGTGAGCCAGATATGGTCGCGCTGCATCGGCTGCCGGTACTGCCAGGCGTCGTGCCCCTACGAGGCGCGCGTATTCCACTGGTGGAAGCCCGTATACGAGGGGAGCTTTAAGGAGGGCCTCAACCCGGACGTATCGGTCTCCTCGCGCGGCGCCGTGGTAAAGTGCACCTTCTGCAGCCACATCTGGAAACGCGAGCGCGACAGGATGATAGCCAAGGGCATCACCGACATCAACGCGGTACAGTACACGCCCTCTTGCGTTTCCTCCTGCCCCACCGGCGCAATGAAATTCGGCGATCTTAAAGATCCGAGGTCGCCGGTTTATGAAGAGAAACTCCGCAGGGACCCCCGTGCGGTCCGCCTCGTGCACTCCATCGACGAGCTCAGGGACACCAACCCGGCCGAATACGATCGTCGCATGAAGATCAAGCAATTTCCGAACCCCAAGGTCTGGTATCTCACCGGCAGCGAGTGGCTCAGGAAGAAGCTGAGCGTATTTGAGAAATCCTAAGAGGACAGAGAAGGAGACCGACTGTGAAGAACTTTATTGAACTGTTAAGGAACGAATGGAACAGCTATTCGAAGAACACGCAGATCGCCCTGTATGTTCTCTTCGGGCTGTCCGCGCTTTTCGTAATCTTCGCCATCCAGATACTGTTCTGGGGGCTGGGATACACCGACATGAACAACAATTTCGCCATGGGCCTGTGGATCATCGGCGACCTGGGACTGGTGGCGCTCGGCGGCGGGGCCTTCTTTACCGGCTTCCTCCTGTACATCCTCAGGGTGGACAAGCTCAATCCGCTCATCAACTCGACCGTGCTCCTGGGATTCATGTGCTACCTGTTCACCTTCATCCTTCTGGTATTCGACATCGGGCAGCCGCTCAGGGCCTGGTTCGGCTACGCCTATCCCAACTGGGGCCCGGGCCTCCTGCCCATATCCATGCTGACCGAGGTCGTCTGGTGTCTGACCTTATATTTCTGCGTGCTCTGCGTCGAGCTCATTCCGATTCCGCTGAAGCACAAGATCATGGACAATATCCCCTTCTTTCGTTATTTCGGGCACTACCTCCACAAGCTCATGTGGATCATGGCGGCGGTGGGCACCTTCCTTTCGTTCTTCCACCAGGGATCACTCGGTGGAGGCATGTGGGGAGTTCTCTACGGAAAGCCCGTATGGTTCAGGCCGCACTATTTCTTCCTGGCGATCGTCGCGGCGACCGCGGGAGGCACCGCGTTCATGATGCTCATCCCGAAGATCGCCGGAAAGATCATGAAGAAGGAAGTGGCGCCAAAGGAAACATTCATGACGCTGGCGCGCATTTCGGGCGTTATGTTCGTGTTCTACCTCATATTCAGGTTGTACGACCTGTACAGCCTGACTGTCAAATACGTGCCGCTCGCCGATCGCAGCTATGCCGATATCCTCGGTGGGTACTATGGCTGGTGGGTCGTCATCGCCGAGCTTTTGCTCTGCCTGGTGCCGATCGTGGTCTTCAACGTCGCGAAGCTCCGCGAGCGGGAGAAGTATTACATGGCGGGACTCATCGCCGGCGTGTCGGCCATCTCGATGAGCAAGGTGGAGGCGGTGCTTCATGGATTCTCTGTGCCGAACTTTCCGTGGAAAGGATTCACCGTGTACAACCCGACAATACAGGAGTGGTTCATATTCCTGGGCTCGCTCGCCATCATGACGCTCGTCTACATGTGGTTTGCCCGCTATCTCCCGCTCTTTCCGCATCTGCACAAGGGCGGACACGGGGACAACAAAGCGCACACCTGATACGGATCGCTTGTACAGACGAAAAACCCCGCTTTAAAGGCGGGGTTTTTTCTTGCCTCTACTCGATATTACAACAGGCGAGAATACGGTCGTTTTTCTTGATGATGCCGCTTACAATCCCCCCGCCTCCGGCGCGCCCCCTTCTATGAAGAGGGCCCCCACACGATGGGCTTTCGGCTTGGAATTTAACAGGTTTGCCCTTGAATAGATCTGCCCATTACCAAAATGTGGTTATAACACACAGGATGCGCTACTGCCGGCGTTGCGACAGGAGGTCGCGTCGTTAGCCGGCCCGTCGGCGGGGGGATCCAGTTGGCACACTGCTCCCACCGTTCACCGGTGTGAATTCCAACATCAATAATCGTCACCGTACACCACGATGCAGTTTGAACGCCTTTAGCGTGTTGGAAAGCAGCATGGTGATCGTCATGGGGCCGACGCCCCCCGGAACCGGGGTTATGGCCGAGGCGATCTTCTCGACCTCGTCGAACTTGACATCTCCCACCAGCTTTGTCTTTGAGGGATCGTCGGGATGGGTTATCCTGTTCATACCCACGTCGATGACCACGGCGCCTTCCTTCACCATCGAGCCGGTGATCATCTCCGCCCTTCCCGCCGCCACCACCAGCACGTCCGCCTGGCGCGTATAATACGAGATGTCGGGGGCCGCGGTATGACAGACGGTTACGATGCAGTCGGCGTCCTTTTTCTTCTGTACCATCATTGCGGCCATGGGCTTGCCCACTATGTTGCTCCGTCCCACCATCACGAGGTGCTTGCCCTTCAGGCTCGGCACGGCCCTGTTGATGAGGATCTTGCATCCGTGCGGCGTGCAGGGCAGAAAGCCGTCTTCGTCACCTATCAGAATTTTTCCCACGTTGGCGGGATGGAAGGCATCCACGTCCTTCCGGGGATCTATGCGATTGACGATTGCGGTCTCGTCGATCTGCTTCGGAAGCGGCAGCTGAACGAGGATTCCATCAACGTCATTCCTGGCGTTCAGTTCGTCGATCAGCGAAACCAGCTCCTTTTGATCGGTGGTTTCGGGAATCGTATATTGAAACGACATGAAACCCGCCTCCTCGCAGGCCACCCCCTTGTTGCGGACATAGACCGACGAGGCCGGATCATTGCCTACCAGCACCACCGCAAGCCCCGGCACCGCCCCATGGCGCTCCTTAAGGGCGATCACTTCCTTGCGTATCCCGTCCCGAATCTCGGCCGCTATCTTCTTTCCGTCAATTATCAGAGCCATGCATATTCCTCTTCACCGGGGGTTCGCCGTACCGCGCACACAACACCGTACAGGGTCCGGCCGTATGGCCACCATCAAGGCAAATACCGCGCGATTGTCAATCCTTTGTACGCTCTTACACATCGAAGACGACCGTCGCCGTCCATGCGCCGTTCTCGTAGCATACCGAAAACCGATGCATGGTGACCGCCTTGATATCGACGATAAAATCATGGAGTGCGGGTTCAATCCGCTCAGCGACCGCGGCGCATCGCAATGAGGCACCGCCGGGGCCATGATCCACGTCCACTACCGTCGGGCTGACGAGCAGGGCCGACGAATCTTTATGAAACAGGAGCTCATTGAGAAAGGAAAAAAGCAGCATCTCGATGGATTCGGCGCGCAGCTCGAATGATATTTCCATGCCTTCGGCGCGACGAGCGGCGCCCCCGAGCATTACCGCCCGCAGGGCCTCGCCCGCCGAGACGAAAAGCTCACCGACCGTGCCGCCGAAAATCCTGAGCGCGATGTCGGCGCTGGTTACGTCCTCTAACTCTTCGAAGGGCACGCGGCCTACCCCTTTACACTGCCCAGAGGCACAAGGCGCGCGACGGGGGCGCAGAGCCCGGCGCCGAATGCCGCGCCGACCACCGCGTCGATGTCCTTGTATGCGCCGCCGGCCTCCTCGGCGAGGCCCGAAAACGACGCCGTACGGATATGTATCCCCCGTTCGCTCAGGGAGCGCTGCAGGTCGCGGCCGTTAAACCGCCTTCGCGCCTGGGTCCGCGACATGA contains:
- a CDS encoding homocysteine S-methyltransferase family protein, which encodes MNFIDRLHNADPLVLDGAMGTEIFRHLPDYRGCVEMLNLERPDVIERVYGAYVSCGADIIETNTFGGSRLKLAEYGLSGRCREINRAAAALARATAAPRGVYVAGSIGPSGSLAEPLGETRVDELYESFAEQARGLAEGGVDLFIIETMSDLLEAKTALRAVKDITDLPVIASMTFEENGKTISGTGMLAALASLAQAGADAVGANCSMGPDGLVGLYKSHIGLLSEIGVPLSVWANAGLPEIQDGKTFYSLSPERFAGLSMIFADLGIKVIGGCCGTTPEHIRALKDRLKDVSGSALRGKRSFSYITGRFTAIDTRKHEGLVVIGERLNPTARKKFAEELKTGLFAFLREESRRQVDEGAHVLDINVGVPGIDEPAAMRECLRILSTGVRTPLMIDSDNPAVLEAALALYPGSGIVNSISGKGKSLETVAPLVARYGFFTVALCMDEGGIHREAEKRIAIGERILAELGRRGIGPQRVFIDPLMLAESAEPGAAMETLKVIGHFAERGIKTSLGLSNISFGLPARRHINTVFLHLARQKGLTAAIINPSGVREISGYSAEERHALDFLTGSDPGASRYIAFMSGKDADAGSKPAARTASGPIETILAMVLDGDNDAIAVTVESALAAHTPDEIMNSGLIKGLERVGELYSGGEYFLPQMIASANAMKKGFTVLKPLLSRTASRKLGKVVICTVRGDVHDIGKNIVAMMLENHGFEVMDLGKDVPSEEVVAAAKESGADLICLSSLLTTTMNEMSVIAQRVREDGLGAKLLIGGAVVTEEYAQRIGAHYAADAVTGVAKAKELMGA
- a CDS encoding molybdopterin-dependent oxidoreductase, translating into MEKLERREVIMMAGGALAGATVGTLFSGAPFLGLQWLVEWTQDQFVPAPGEEKYLQGRCLLCPSACALLVRMIGNRAVKVETANTGCYKPQLAIQMLYHPERIKNPLKRIGKKGSGKFAPVSWEEAIKDIAAKIDGLRSSGNATRIAAVSGSAAFASGEILKRLVRASGSPNVYSEPCLNTLSAAATRLTQGQSGSIYYDFENADFILSFGARLVEGWGDPGRMNKALVGWKERKARYVQIDTACTRSASMADRWVPVNAGTETVLALGIANQLIAMGRRSGGANFAQWSQIVINDYAPERVAEITGVGVDAIREIAREFASARNPIAVAGRGASAVSSSTVEFAAVQALNSLAGSLGRRGGVLLVDYAGLGEVAVNAAGARGLDDFIKNGAADLIFINEANPVHRSVYGKAFAEKLKKDTMVVALLPLLNDSAAYADYVLPTISPIEGEPVGPRFRAMHPVDALLAIAKAVKGLESAFPWTGRKDVFSLIGRQNVKAAGNFTFPVELFKAYLAEFSKKIGDKNYPLALLPIEAPMVGDGDGLALPYVLKGLDSVTLTGAKLWVMMNPETAKREGVSEGSRIDIESARGEIGSVKVHITKTIAPGAVAIPIGFGHEFYTRYAEDKGVNAKEIMSDDIDPISGAADWWFTRVKIS
- a CDS encoding right-handed parallel beta-helix repeat-containing protein; protein product: MMKLIAQYKRTFLLLAFATAVTTGSCGGENYWSELKGGSSSGTLPPSFPVGMYVSTTGSDVTGDGSPDNPYATIQNGTTQAASNGLHAVFVEAGTYSIPAEITLIEGISLYGGFRPGDWNDRSVTPAARDTGSPYCTEIIYTAAPAIRGTGPISSATVVEGFVIFGPTAFSNENNSNPRISNNTIVGTDIGTSYGIHNLNSSPNIQFNIIIGASFIAVNAYGIYNSTGATPTITANTIYGSLVTSSDTANGVCNTNASTDPIIAGNTIYGGPAANTSRGIYNTNGAEPVIIGNRIASDSATASYAIHNEDCINVVLNGNDIFPGNGSASSVGVYCSNSPIWILNNAVRAGGGATTDYSFGIRLAANSDASIFNNTIDGGTADTGSYGIRIFNAAPLIRNNIIFISGSAPQRVGIVEGNPSNSDPVFFTNNNIFDCPILYHDDDPAGIVDDIVDWNQLNDPLNTTQGGPAQFNISVPLTLDADFRILAPPLVVWEGGADLTGFLDDDKDENPRTVPWSIGAYEYD
- the nrfD gene encoding NrfD/PsrC family molybdoenzyme membrane anchor subunit; amino-acid sequence: MKNFIELLRNEWNSYSKNTQIALYVLFGLSALFVIFAIQILFWGLGYTDMNNNFAMGLWIIGDLGLVALGGGAFFTGFLLYILRVDKLNPLINSTVLLGFMCYLFTFILLVFDIGQPLRAWFGYAYPNWGPGLLPISMLTEVVWCLTLYFCVLCVELIPIPLKHKIMDNIPFFRYFGHYLHKLMWIMAAVGTFLSFFHQGSLGGGMWGVLYGKPVWFRPHYFFLAIVAATAGGTAFMMLIPKIAGKIMKKEVAPKETFMTLARISGVMFVFYLIFRLYDLYSLTVKYVPLADRSYADILGGYYGWWVVIAELLLCLVPIVVFNVAKLREREKYYMAGLIAGVSAISMSKVEAVLHGFSVPNFPWKGFTVYNPTIQEWFIFLGSLAIMTLVYMWFARYLPLFPHLHKGGHGDNKAHT
- a CDS encoding archease; this translates as MPFEELEDVTSADIALRIFGGTVGELFVSAGEALRAVMLGGAARRAEGMEISFELRAESIEMLLFSFLNELLFHKDSSALLVSPTVVDVDHGPGGASLRCAAVAERIEPALHDFIVDIKAVTMHRFSVCYENGAWTATVVFDV
- a CDS encoding 4Fe-4S dicluster domain-containing protein, whose amino-acid sequence is MSGQEAPKKKVSDMKRLWGMSIDLDKCTGCGACQVACSQENNMPIFEDDSDLPKRVVFLDLMKVTNEMDKGAKFGDVKVAYLPKMCMQCAGNDPDNPYPPCVSVCPVVATDIGDDGVVSQIWSRCIGCRYCQASCPYEARVFHWWKPVYEGSFKEGLNPDVSVSSRGAVVKCTFCSHIWKRERDRMIAKGITDINAVQYTPSCVSSCPTGAMKFGDLKDPRSPVYEEKLRRDPRAVRLVHSIDELRDTNPAEYDRRMKIKQFPNPKVWYLTGSEWLRKKLSVFEKS
- the folD gene encoding bifunctional methylenetetrahydrofolate dehydrogenase/methenyltetrahydrofolate cyclohydrolase FolD, with translation MALIIDGKKIAAEIRDGIRKEVIALKERHGAVPGLAVVLVGNDPASSVYVRNKGVACEEAGFMSFQYTIPETTDQKELVSLIDELNARNDVDGILVQLPLPKQIDETAIVNRIDPRKDVDAFHPANVGKILIGDEDGFLPCTPHGCKILINRAVPSLKGKHLVMVGRSNIVGKPMAAMMVQKKKDADCIVTVCHTAAPDISYYTRQADVLVVAAGRAEMITGSMVKEGAVVIDVGMNRITHPDDPSKTKLVGDVKFDEVEKIASAITPVPGGVGPMTITMLLSNTLKAFKLHRGVR